CCAAAATCACTTAAAATTGCAGATCAACTAATGAGTCATTCAACAGTACAACACGTTGTATTTGGTATCCATGATTTTTCTAAAGCGATGGCGTATAAAATTACTCCTGAGGGATGGATTGATGAGTTAGAAACATTCTTTAACATTCTTACTATGGAAGCTAGAATCCAAGGTAAAGGAGTTATTGGTGGAGTTGAAGTTTTATTAACACCAAATTCTCTTCCAGATTCTTGTGTTGAGAAAAAAGATATTAGAAGATGGTTAGATTTACATGGTGATGATGCATCAAGACATGTTTACGCTCATGCACAAAGAGAAACAGCAATGGGATTAACAGGTAAGCAAGTTATTACTCCAAATCATATTAATGTTTGTAAAGTTGCATTTACGCCATCTCCAAAAGAGTTACAAAGAGATATTAGTATTCTTAAAGAAGCTATCAAAACTGATGCTTTATTAAGTGGTGCAATTAGATATGAAGGTGAAATGTTAGACCCACCAATGTTTGGTAAGTCTTTACAAAATATTTTAAGAGGATATGCACTTAATAGTTTATCTAAAGATGATTATGAATTTGCACTAAAAGTATTAAATAGAATGCCGTTACATACATTTAAAGAAAACTGGCCTTACGGTCAAATCTAATAAAGGGAGTTTAGATAATGAATTCACAAGTAAAAATTGAAGTACCTGAATTTTTAAATATCGGTGTTGCTTGTACATCAGCGCATGTTGGTACAGGTAAAGAAGACAACACTGCTATGATTATTGAAGATGATAAACTTGGTACTGATGAAATTACATATAAAGATCTAGCTAGTAAATCAGATCAAATGTGTAACTTCCTTACTAGTATTGGTATTAAACCAAGAGATAGAGTTCTAGTATGTCTTAAAAACTCACTAGCTTATCCTATATCTTTTTTTGGTGCAATAAAAGCAGGAAT
This portion of the Arcobacter sp. LA11 genome encodes:
- a CDS encoding CoA ester lyase — encoded protein: MNSSFVDLSKLTANDDLKPVLGGLWPGIQIYYPPIKFNPLDGTYETMEQAKYRLQKHAYKTKAHTVLFDLEDGCRMKDMSRKLLIEELPKFPERDFQIAIRINPFRTEEYEEDLKMLKQIHMHVDAIVLAKAGEVYGDAEIRDLSSWLVSIGSNLQIQPIIEHPKSLKIADQLMSHSTVQHVVFGIHDFSKAMAYKITPEGWIDELETFFNILTMEARIQGKGVIGGVEVLLTPNSLPDSCVEKKDIRRWLDLHGDDASRHVYAHAQRETAMGLTGKQVITPNHINVCKVAFTPSPKELQRDISILKEAIKTDALLSGAIRYEGEMLDPPMFGKSLQNILRGYALNSLSKDDYEFALKVLNRMPLHTFKENWPYGQI